A stretch of DNA from Nitrospira sp. KM1:
GGAGCACCATGTACATCAGCAGGGTGAGAAGTCCCTGTGTTCCGGCGTTCTTATAAGGAGCCCACCACAGGGAAAGAGCAGCCCATAGAAAATATAGGGCGCTGAACACATAGAGCCTGTGACGCCGCAGACCGACAGTTCCCGTTTTGATTTGACGAAAGAGCCAAATAAGCAGGCTTCCGAATAGGACCATTCGCATCACACAATTCGGCGCATGCGTCGTCCCGCCATCGATCAATGGCGAGAAGACAATGAGGCCTCCAAGAAGCACTCCTGAGGCATCCCAGGACAGCAGATACCGCTTCAAAGTCGTGACTGCACCAGCATGTGACAAAAAACGCGAAGGTGTCGCTGTCATGTCAATCTTGACAGCATCAGGTCTTTCCGAGTGCTGGATCATCGATATTCCGGTTCAAACCAATTCGGTGTGACTAGAGCGTGTTGAGACAGCTCGATTGTTAATTAAATAAGTCTGGAGGCCAAGAAGTACCGTAAAAGTTGCCCTGTATCCTCAAGGCATTCCGTTCGTCCACTGCAGAAACGGCAAGAGGGAGGCGAATCTTTTTAGATTCCCTCCCTCTCACTACAGCGGTGCTGTTCACCGCCTTAGCCCATCGTATTTAGGTCGTTGCTGAGACGTCGTTCTTGTCGTTGGTCAACGCCCTCTGGTCGTTCATGTGCCACTCGTCACAGGCCACGTCACCATCGACGTTCCCGATCGCTCCGGCCGTAAACCCAGTTGGGCTTGCCGCAACAGTCGCACCCGTAGCTGGAGCACTACCTGTGTTACACGAACCAGCCACTACAGCAGGCGCTCCAGGGAATGGCGTTGGGGTTCCAGGACCAGGGCCACCAGTAGTTAGGTCAACTGCATACCAGAA
This window harbors:
- a CDS encoding type IV pilin protein, translating into MCKQLKGQKGFTLIELMIVVAIIGILAAIAIPNFIAYQAKSKQAEAKVALGAIFTSAVAYQAETAPQTYAPPAIGMIGYTPSGNPRYSFWYAVDLTTGGPGPGTPTPFPGAPAVVAGSCNTGSAPATGATVAASPTGFTAGAIGNVDGDVACDEWHMNDQRALTNDKNDVSATT